The following proteins are encoded in a genomic region of Anomaloglossus baeobatrachus isolate aAnoBae1 chromosome 6, aAnoBae1.hap1, whole genome shotgun sequence:
- the PEX2 gene encoding peroxisome biogenesis factor 2: protein MAKNNMEDINPVLRISQLDAIELNKALEQLIWTQFNSCFQGFKPGLLSRYEAEIKAFLWLFLWRYTVYTKNATVGQAILNIHYKNDLSQTPKYQPLNKQQKVWFALLSVGGKWLEERSYDIFSNNPFGSSFLRMKHIINVVSGLAKIFGLLNFLIFLQQGKFATLTERLLGIRSVFKKPQDVRHVGFDYMNREILWHGFAEFLIFLLPLVNTQKLKSKLFSWCKPVRGLRLADPSVATICKECCLCGEWPTMPHTIGCTHIFCYYCIKSNLMADMYFTCPKCSTQVHSLQPLEFKIEISEVHTL, encoded by the coding sequence ATGGCTAAAAACAATATGGAAGACATAAATCCTGTATTAAGAATTAGTCAACTGGATGCTATTGAACTAAACAAGGCGTTGGAGCAATTAATCTGGACTCAGTTTAATAGTTGTTTTCAAGGCTTCAAACCCGGACTTCTGAGCCGCTacgaagcagagattaaagcattTTTATGGCTGTTTTTGTGGAGATACACAGTCTACACCAAGAATGCCACTGTGGGGCAGGCAATATTGAACATTCATTACAAAAACGACCTGTCTCAGACTCCAAAATACCAACCACTAAATAAACAGCAGAAAGTATGGTTTGCACTGTTATCAGTTGGGGGCAAGTGGTTGGAGGAAAGGTCCTATGACATATTCAGTAATAATCCGTTCGGGTCATCGTTTCTCAGAATGAAGCACATAATTAATGTTGTTTCTGGACTCGCCAAGATTTTCGGACTCTTGAACTTCTTAATTTTTCTTCAGCAAGGAAAGTTTGCAACATTGACTGAACGATTGCTCGGAATCCGATCTGTTTTCAAGAAACCCCAAGATGTACGGCACGTTGGCTTTGATTACATGAACAGGGAAATTTTGTGGCATGGATTTGCTGAATTCTTGATTTTTCTTCTGCCCCTTGTCAATACCCAAAAGCTAAAATCAAAGTTGTTTTCTTGGTGTAAGCCAGTCAGAGGCCTACGACTTGCTGACCCATCCGTAGCCACCATCTGCAAGGAATGCTGTCTGTGTGGAGAGTGGCCCACCATGCCTCATACCATCGGTTGCACTCACATCTTTTGCTACTACTGTATTAAAAGCAATTTAATGGCTGACATGTATTTCACATGTCCTAAGTGTAGTACCCAGGTGCACAGCCTGCAGCCCCTGGAGTTCAAGATTGAAATCTCTGAGGTTCACACTTTGTAA